From a region of the Rathayibacter sp. VKM Ac-2804 genome:
- a CDS encoding pyruvate dehydrogenase — translation MAQKTVADQLIAQLIDAGVSRIYGIVGDSLNPIVDAVRRSGGSAKGGIDWIHVRNEEAAAFAAGAEAQITGKLAVCAGSCGPGNLHLINGLYDAHRSGAPVLAIASHIPSGEIGSGYFQETHPDRLFVECSHYRELVSTAAQAPRVVNAAMRSAVALRGVAVVTLPGDVAEFEAVGDFPSFVLPEPPTLVPAAADVRALAQAIDDAKTVAVFAGAGVRHAHDEVVAFAELVGAPIGHSLRGKEWIQHDNPYDVGMTGLLGYGAAHAGMHDADLLILLGTDFPYEQFLPDAAEVVIAQVDSDASKLGRRVSVAHPVHGDVAATLDALTPLVKRKDHRFLDKMLKKHEKLVSGVVGKYTEVATKRPIHPELVASTLDALLADDAIVTADTGMGNVWQARYITPNGHRRLLGSYSHGSMANALPHAVGAQLAQPGRQVVSLSGDGGLSMLMGELVTVAAYKLPITIVVFNNSTLGLVKVEMLVDGFPDFAVDVPMVDYAQVATAVGIRGIRVEDPREVEAALRDALADPGPVLVDVVTDPLALSLPPTVTGAQVKGFALAMSKMVMNGGAGEAIALARSNVKHALP, via the coding sequence ATGGCTCAGAAGACCGTCGCAGACCAGCTCATCGCCCAGCTCATCGACGCCGGGGTCTCCCGGATCTACGGCATCGTCGGCGACTCGCTCAATCCGATCGTCGACGCGGTGCGCCGCAGCGGCGGCTCGGCGAAGGGCGGGATCGACTGGATCCACGTCCGCAACGAGGAGGCGGCGGCCTTCGCGGCCGGCGCGGAGGCGCAGATCACCGGGAAGCTGGCGGTCTGCGCCGGCAGCTGCGGGCCGGGCAACCTGCACCTGATCAATGGGCTCTACGACGCGCACCGCTCCGGAGCGCCCGTCCTCGCCATCGCGAGCCACATCCCGAGCGGCGAGATCGGCTCCGGCTACTTCCAGGAGACGCACCCCGACCGGCTCTTCGTCGAGTGCTCGCACTACCGCGAGCTGGTCTCGACGGCGGCGCAGGCCCCGCGGGTCGTCAACGCGGCGATGCGCAGCGCCGTCGCGCTCCGCGGCGTGGCCGTGGTGACCCTCCCGGGCGACGTGGCCGAGTTCGAGGCCGTCGGCGACTTCCCGTCCTTCGTGCTGCCGGAGCCGCCGACCCTCGTGCCCGCCGCGGCCGACGTCCGAGCGCTCGCGCAGGCGATCGACGACGCGAAGACGGTCGCGGTCTTCGCCGGCGCCGGAGTGCGGCACGCGCACGACGAGGTCGTCGCGTTCGCCGAGCTCGTGGGAGCGCCGATCGGGCACAGCCTGCGCGGCAAGGAGTGGATCCAGCACGACAACCCCTACGACGTCGGCATGACCGGGCTGCTCGGCTACGGCGCCGCCCACGCGGGCATGCACGACGCCGACCTGCTGATCCTGCTCGGCACCGACTTCCCCTACGAGCAGTTCCTGCCCGATGCGGCGGAGGTCGTGATCGCCCAGGTCGACAGCGACGCGTCGAAGCTCGGCCGCCGGGTGAGCGTCGCGCACCCCGTGCACGGCGACGTCGCGGCGACCCTGGACGCGCTGACCCCGCTGGTGAAGCGGAAGGACCACCGCTTCCTCGACAAGATGCTGAAGAAGCACGAGAAGCTCGTCTCCGGCGTGGTCGGGAAGTACACCGAAGTCGCCACGAAGCGGCCGATCCACCCCGAGCTGGTCGCCTCGACGCTCGACGCGCTGCTCGCGGACGACGCGATCGTGACCGCCGACACCGGCATGGGCAACGTCTGGCAGGCCCGCTACATCACGCCGAACGGCCACCGCCGGCTGCTCGGCTCGTACTCGCACGGCTCGATGGCCAACGCGCTGCCGCACGCCGTCGGCGCGCAGCTCGCGCAGCCCGGCCGCCAGGTCGTCTCGCTGAGCGGCGACGGCGGGCTCTCGATGCTGATGGGCGAGCTGGTGACGGTCGCCGCGTACAAGCTGCCGATCACCATCGTCGTCTTCAACAACTCGACGCTCGGGCTGGTGAAGGTCGAGATGCTCGTCGACGGCTTCCCCGACTTCGCGGTGGACGTGCCGATGGTCGACTACGCGCAGGTCGCGACGGCGGTCGGCATCCGGGGGATCCGGGTCGAGGACCCGCGCGAGGTCGAGGCGGCGCTCCGCGACGCGCTCGCCGACCCGGGGCCCGTGCTCGTGGACGTGGTGACGGATCCGCTCGCGCTCTCGCTGCCGCCGACGGTCACCGGGGCGCAGGTGAAGGGCTTCGCGCTGGCGATGTCGAAGATGGTGATGAACGGCGGCGCGGGCGAGGCGATCGCGCTGGCCCGCTCCAACGTCAAGCACGCGCTGCCGTGA
- a CDS encoding TetR/AcrR family transcriptional regulator yields the protein MTATTPRSTAEAQRERITAAAVHVFARTGYSATPITEVASEAGVSPAYVFRLFPGKLGVFVAAVDRCYELVASTLAAAGESSPSSDPADRLEAMTLAYIDLIADRDLIMLQSQAQSASGVPEIREAVRRGISAVVRTVSVVSGADGPAVQRFIAYGQLCHLIVQTDLGGVDSEWARIVSAGIRHHD from the coding sequence ATGACTGCCACGACGCCCCGCTCCACCGCCGAGGCGCAGCGCGAGCGGATCACCGCCGCCGCCGTGCACGTCTTCGCCCGCACCGGCTACTCCGCCACCCCGATCACCGAGGTCGCGTCCGAGGCAGGGGTCTCGCCCGCCTACGTCTTCCGGCTCTTCCCGGGCAAGCTCGGCGTCTTCGTCGCCGCGGTCGACCGCTGCTACGAGCTGGTGGCGTCGACGCTCGCCGCAGCGGGGGAGTCCTCCCCCTCCTCCGACCCGGCCGACCGGCTCGAGGCGATGACCCTCGCCTACATCGACCTGATCGCGGACCGCGACCTGATCATGCTGCAGTCGCAGGCGCAGAGCGCGAGCGGGGTGCCCGAGATCCGCGAGGCGGTGCGCCGGGGGATCTCGGCGGTCGTCCGGACCGTGAGCGTCGTCTCGGGGGCCGATGGCCCGGCCGTGCAGCGCTTCATCGCCTACGGCCAGCTCTGCCACCTGATCGTGCAGACCGACCTCGGCGGCGTGGACTCGGAGTGGGCGCGGATCGTCTCCGCGGGCATCCGGCACCACGACTGA
- a CDS encoding NAD(P)/FAD-dependent oxidoreductase — MHSVVESSATALEADLDCDVVVIGAGATGLTAALRLQEAGRRVVVLEARERVGGRLETRVIEGQMLELGGQWVSPDQTALLETLDELGLATYSRYREGESVYIGADGGARRFTGDIFPGGASTEAEIERLIGILDGLVAETDPAAPWSHPRAHDYDRISFSAWLEAQSDDAEARANIALFIADAMLTKPAHSFSLLQALLMAASAGSFGNLVDADFILDKRVLGGLQQVPERLAERVGAERVLLGRPVHSVRWSDDGVTVRADGVTVRARRAIVAVPPNLVNRITFDPPLPRLRQQALQHQSLGLVIKVHATYATPFWRADGLSGTAFSPHALVHEAYDNSNAGEERGTLVGFVSDEKADRVLALHEAERKAAILDSLAAYYGPAALDPVVYYESDWASEEWTQGAYAASFDLGGLTRYGALQLEPVGPLRFGSSDLAAEGYQHVDGAIRVGRRLAQEILAEDAADDPHNDDTADATAPGRDREGALPA, encoded by the coding sequence ATGCACAGCGTGGTGGAGTCCAGCGCGACCGCCCTCGAAGCCGACCTCGACTGCGACGTCGTGGTGATCGGTGCCGGAGCCACCGGCCTCACCGCGGCCCTCCGGCTGCAGGAGGCGGGGCGCCGCGTCGTCGTCCTCGAGGCGCGCGAGCGCGTCGGCGGCCGCCTCGAGACGCGCGTGATCGAGGGCCAGATGCTCGAGCTCGGCGGCCAGTGGGTCTCGCCGGACCAGACCGCCCTGCTCGAGACGCTCGACGAGCTGGGCCTGGCCACCTACTCCCGCTACCGCGAGGGCGAGAGCGTCTACATCGGCGCCGACGGCGGCGCCCGGCGCTTCACCGGCGACATCTTCCCCGGCGGTGCGAGCACCGAGGCCGAGATCGAGCGCCTGATCGGGATCCTCGACGGCCTCGTCGCCGAGACCGACCCGGCCGCGCCGTGGTCGCACCCGCGGGCGCACGACTACGACCGGATCAGCTTCAGCGCCTGGCTGGAGGCGCAGAGCGACGACGCCGAGGCCCGCGCGAACATCGCGCTCTTCATCGCCGACGCCATGCTCACCAAGCCCGCGCACTCCTTCTCGCTGCTGCAGGCGCTGCTGATGGCGGCGAGCGCGGGCAGCTTCGGCAACCTCGTCGACGCCGACTTCATCCTCGACAAGCGCGTCCTCGGCGGGCTGCAGCAGGTCCCGGAGCGGCTCGCCGAGCGCGTGGGCGCCGAGCGGGTCCTGCTCGGCCGACCCGTCCACTCGGTGCGGTGGAGCGACGACGGCGTGACCGTCCGCGCCGACGGCGTCACCGTGCGGGCGCGCCGCGCCATCGTCGCCGTACCGCCGAACCTCGTCAACCGGATCACCTTCGACCCGCCGCTGCCGCGGCTGCGCCAGCAGGCTCTGCAGCACCAGTCCCTCGGCCTCGTGATCAAGGTCCACGCGACCTACGCGACCCCGTTCTGGCGCGCCGACGGCCTCTCCGGCACTGCGTTCAGCCCGCACGCCCTCGTGCACGAGGCCTACGACAACTCGAACGCGGGGGAGGAGCGCGGCACCCTCGTCGGCTTCGTCTCGGACGAGAAGGCCGACCGCGTGCTGGCCCTGCACGAGGCCGAGCGGAAGGCCGCGATCCTCGACTCCCTCGCCGCGTACTACGGCCCCGCCGCGCTCGACCCCGTCGTCTACTACGAGAGCGACTGGGCGTCGGAGGAGTGGACGCAGGGCGCGTATGCCGCGAGCTTCGACCTCGGCGGACTGACCCGCTACGGCGCGCTGCAGCTCGAGCCGGTGGGCCCGCTCCGCTTCGGCTCGAGCGACCTCGCGGCCGAGGGCTACCAGCACGTCGACGGCGCGATCCGCGTCGGGCGGCGGCTGGCGCAGGAGATCCTCGCCGAGGACGCCGCCGACGACCCGCACAACGACGACACCGCCGACGCGACCGCGCCGGGCCGCGACCGTGAAGGAGCACTCCCCGCATGA
- a CDS encoding MarR family transcriptional regulator, which yields MLEPSAPVRLASAATALARYAGRSSGATGLGAQSGAVWSTLAELRTASPIRLGELAERVRVTQPTMTGIVARLDEAGWIRRVHDESDGRAWLIEGTEAGSAALAEHRLRLDTALAPLFEDLDDDDRRALERAASLVEERVRRVAGPSGP from the coding sequence GTGCTCGAACCGTCCGCTCCCGTCCGCCTCGCCTCCGCCGCCACCGCTCTCGCGCGGTACGCCGGCCGCTCCAGCGGCGCCACCGGACTCGGCGCGCAGTCCGGCGCCGTCTGGTCGACGCTCGCCGAGCTGCGCACCGCCTCCCCGATCCGCCTCGGCGAGCTCGCCGAGCGCGTCCGGGTCACCCAGCCGACGATGACCGGCATCGTCGCGCGCCTCGACGAGGCCGGCTGGATCCGCCGCGTGCACGACGAGAGCGACGGCCGCGCCTGGCTGATCGAGGGCACCGAGGCGGGATCCGCGGCGCTCGCCGAGCACCGCCTCCGCCTCGACACCGCCCTCGCCCCGCTGTTCGAGGACCTCGACGACGACGACCGCCGCGCCCTCGAGCGCGCCGCGAGCCTCGTCGAGGAGCGCGTCCGGCGCGTCGCCGGCCCCTCCGGCCCCTGA
- a CDS encoding sulfite exporter TauE/SafE family protein, protein MTDETSAQASDTTAPARGTTRAKALRPRTLLVLALIGAVGGVLSGAFGVGGGIVMVPMLIAWAGMDQRRASATSLLAIAPTAVAGAFGYALGGQVAWLPAAVIAAAAMIGAVAGSWLLARLPLGVLRWLFVALLLAAAVRMAVFGSNETGDVAEGWGVWPGFGALGLAMGVASGLFGIGGGAIAVPVLVGAFGLADLLAKGTSLAAMIPTAISGSIANARRGLLDVRAGLVVGLCATGFSFAGVALSFLLPARISGVLFAALLLLAALQLALRGRRKRA, encoded by the coding sequence GTGACGGACGAGACGAGCGCGCAGGCATCGGACACGACCGCGCCGGCCCGCGGCACGACTCGCGCGAAGGCCCTCCGACCGCGGACCCTCCTCGTCCTGGCGCTGATCGGCGCGGTCGGCGGAGTGCTCTCGGGCGCGTTCGGCGTCGGCGGCGGCATCGTGATGGTGCCGATGCTGATCGCATGGGCCGGGATGGATCAGCGCCGTGCCTCCGCGACATCGCTGCTGGCGATCGCGCCGACGGCGGTGGCCGGCGCCTTCGGCTACGCGCTCGGTGGGCAGGTGGCCTGGCTCCCCGCCGCCGTGATCGCCGCGGCCGCGATGATCGGCGCGGTCGCCGGCTCCTGGCTGCTCGCCCGCCTGCCGCTCGGCGTGCTCCGCTGGCTGTTCGTCGCCCTGCTGCTCGCGGCGGCCGTGCGGATGGCGGTCTTCGGCTCGAACGAGACCGGCGACGTCGCGGAGGGCTGGGGCGTCTGGCCCGGCTTCGGCGCGCTCGGACTGGCCATGGGCGTGGCGTCGGGGCTCTTCGGCATCGGCGGCGGCGCGATCGCCGTGCCGGTCCTCGTCGGCGCGTTCGGTCTGGCCGACCTGCTCGCCAAGGGCACCTCCCTCGCCGCCATGATCCCGACGGCGATCAGCGGCTCGATCGCGAACGCGCGCCGCGGGCTGCTCGACGTGCGGGCGGGGCTCGTCGTCGGCCTCTGCGCGACCGGGTTCTCCTTCGCCGGAGTGGCGCTGTCGTTCCTGCTGCCCGCGCGGATCTCGGGCGTGCTGTTCGCCGCGCTGCTGCTCCTCGCGGCGCTCCAGCTCGCGCTGAGGGGGCGGCGGAAGCGCGCGTGA
- a CDS encoding alpha/beta hydrolase, producing the protein MHATPIRAASWPAALAGRTVFEREARRTAAAMLPLAPEGISRVAEPIPARPGAPATTADVFRSAVPGPRPTVVWIHGGGWVSGHRRDVDPYLRMLAGAGCTAVSLDYSRGPEAVHPTAPRQLLAALEHLRRSAGRLGIARDRLVLAGDSAGAQLASQLATAITNPSYARAAGLATTLPVDAVRALILHCGIFDLSALAGATGLAARGLRAGLWPYTGRRAWWTSDAARWMSTIDHVTPRFPPTFLSGGNADPLTAQQSRPFAAQLRSLGVPVTALLWGDGHDTELGHQYQFHLELPEARETLERTLAFLERQTAR; encoded by the coding sequence GTGCACGCGACGCCGATCCGCGCCGCGTCCTGGCCGGCCGCGCTGGCCGGACGGACGGTCTTCGAGCGAGAGGCCCGGCGCACGGCCGCGGCGATGCTGCCGCTCGCACCCGAGGGGATCAGCCGGGTCGCGGAGCCGATCCCGGCGCGCCCCGGAGCGCCCGCCACCACCGCCGACGTCTTCCGCTCCGCGGTCCCCGGCCCGCGCCCGACGGTGGTGTGGATCCACGGCGGCGGCTGGGTCTCCGGCCACCGGCGCGACGTGGACCCCTATCTGCGCATGCTCGCGGGCGCCGGGTGCACCGCCGTCTCGCTCGACTACAGCCGCGGCCCGGAGGCCGTGCACCCGACCGCGCCGCGCCAGCTGCTCGCCGCTCTGGAGCACCTCCGCCGCAGCGCCGGCCGCCTCGGGATCGCCCGCGACCGCCTCGTCCTGGCCGGCGACTCCGCGGGCGCGCAGCTCGCGAGCCAGCTCGCCACGGCCATCACCAACCCCTCCTACGCCCGGGCCGCGGGACTGGCGACGACCCTGCCCGTCGACGCGGTGCGGGCCCTGATCCTGCACTGCGGGATCTTCGACCTCTCCGCCCTGGCCGGGGCGACCGGGCTCGCCGCCCGCGGTCTGCGCGCCGGGCTCTGGCCCTACACCGGCCGGCGGGCGTGGTGGACCTCGGACGCGGCGCGGTGGATGTCGACGATCGACCACGTGACGCCGCGCTTCCCGCCGACCTTCCTCAGCGGAGGCAACGCCGACCCGCTCACGGCGCAGCAGTCGCGGCCGTTCGCGGCGCAGCTGCGCTCGCTCGGCGTGCCGGTCACCGCGCTGCTCTGGGGCGACGGGCACGACACCGAGCTCGGGCACCAGTACCAGTTCCACCTCGAGCTGCCGGAGGCGCGCGAGACGCTGGAGCGCACCCTCGCGTTCCTGGAGCGGCAGACGGCGCGCTGA
- a CDS encoding MFS transporter, which translates to MSTPHSPAAGGSILRQPLAVWAVAFAAVIAFMGIGLVDPILPAIAESLEATPTETSLLFTSYLVITGVVMFFTSWLSSRIGAKKTLMIGLVLIVVFAALAGTAGSVEGVIGFRAGWGFGNALFISTALSTIVGAASGGSSAAIVLYEAALGVGIAIGPLLGGLLGSVSWRGPFFGTAVLMAVGFIAIATLLREDGPRPTPTPLSAPFKALAVPAIRTLAGAALFYNIGFFVLLAYTPYPLGLDEMGLGFTFFGWGLGVAITSVFVAPLLTARLPRTVVLRSVLVLLALDLVAGGLLISSRVGLIVCIIVGGLLLGVVNTVLTECVMEATDLPRSVASSAYSGVRFLGGAIAPPAASALAAAISPAFPMYAAAGAVLIASLIVFVGRRTLARADAHGQESEAVEADAITLGESL; encoded by the coding sequence GTGTCCACTCCCCACTCCCCCGCCGCGGGCGGCTCGATCCTCCGGCAGCCGCTCGCCGTCTGGGCCGTCGCCTTCGCTGCCGTCATCGCCTTCATGGGCATCGGCCTCGTCGACCCAATCCTCCCGGCGATCGCCGAGAGCCTCGAGGCGACGCCGACCGAGACCTCGCTGCTCTTCACCAGCTACCTCGTGATCACCGGCGTCGTGATGTTCTTCACCAGCTGGCTCTCCAGCCGCATCGGCGCGAAGAAGACGCTGATGATCGGACTGGTGCTGATCGTGGTCTTCGCGGCGCTCGCCGGCACGGCCGGCAGCGTCGAGGGCGTCATCGGCTTCCGCGCGGGCTGGGGCTTCGGCAACGCGCTCTTCATCTCGACCGCGCTCTCGACGATCGTCGGCGCGGCCAGCGGAGGATCGTCCGCGGCGATCGTGCTCTACGAGGCCGCGCTCGGCGTCGGCATCGCGATCGGCCCGCTGCTCGGCGGTCTGCTCGGCTCGGTCTCCTGGCGCGGTCCGTTCTTCGGCACCGCCGTCCTGATGGCCGTCGGCTTCATCGCCATCGCGACCCTGCTGCGCGAGGACGGCCCCCGGCCGACCCCGACGCCGCTCTCCGCGCCGTTCAAGGCGCTCGCGGTCCCGGCGATCCGCACCCTCGCCGGCGCGGCGCTCTTCTACAACATCGGCTTCTTCGTGCTGCTGGCCTACACGCCGTACCCGCTCGGGCTCGACGAGATGGGCCTCGGCTTCACCTTCTTCGGCTGGGGCCTCGGCGTCGCGATCACCTCGGTGTTCGTCGCTCCGCTGCTCACCGCGCGGCTGCCGCGCACCGTCGTGCTCCGCTCGGTGCTGGTGCTGCTCGCGCTCGACCTGGTCGCCGGCGGCCTGCTGATCTCCTCGCGGGTCGGCCTGATCGTCTGCATCATCGTCGGCGGCCTGCTGCTGGGCGTCGTCAACACCGTGCTCACCGAGTGCGTGATGGAGGCGACCGACCTGCCGCGCTCCGTCGCCTCGTCCGCCTATTCCGGCGTGCGCTTCCTCGGCGGCGCGATCGCTCCGCCGGCCGCCTCGGCGCTGGCCGCGGCGATCTCGCCGGCCTTCCCGATGTACGCGGCGGCGGGCGCGGTGCTGATCGCCTCGCTGATCGTCTTCGTCGGGCGGCGGACGCTGGCGCGCGCGGACGCGCACGGCCAGGAGTCGGAGGCCGTCGAGGCCGACGCGATCACGCTCGGCGAGAGTCTCTGA
- a CDS encoding septum formation family protein has protein sequence MNRRRSALVLAAAAALSLGLTGCSGINSMMGGETRDDTSGEIVDGGTTDVFQLRVGDCLNDELTETATEVTDVPTVPCTEPHSYEIFQNITMAEADEYPGETATTAQADSECQAAFEGFVGLSYEESQYDFSYYYPTQESWDGGDRVINCLIIDPAGPNTGTLAGAAA, from the coding sequence ATGAACCGCCGCCGTTCCGCCCTCGTCCTCGCCGCCGCCGCGGCCCTCTCCCTCGGCCTCACCGGCTGCTCCGGGATCAACAGCATGATGGGCGGCGAGACCCGCGACGACACCTCCGGCGAGATCGTCGACGGCGGCACGACCGACGTCTTCCAGCTCCGCGTCGGCGACTGCCTGAACGACGAGCTGACCGAGACCGCGACCGAGGTCACCGACGTCCCGACCGTGCCGTGCACCGAGCCGCACAGCTACGAGATCTTCCAGAACATCACGATGGCCGAGGCGGACGAGTACCCCGGCGAGACGGCGACCACCGCCCAGGCCGACTCCGAGTGCCAGGCGGCGTTCGAGGGCTTCGTCGGCCTCAGCTACGAGGAGTCGCAGTACGACTTCAGCTACTACTACCCCACGCAGGAGAGCTGGGACGGCGGCGACCGCGTCATCAACTGCCTGATCATCGACCCCGCGGGCCCCAACACCGGGACCCTGGCGGGCGCCGCCGCCTGA
- a CDS encoding Asp23/Gls24 family envelope stress response protein, protein MAESNATTTATATGTGRTVIDDGVIAKVAGIAAREVPGVHALGNGAARALGAIRGALGNDDRAQGVKVEVGERQVAADVTIVAEYPAALQDVAEGVRSAVGRAIREIVGMDVAEINVTVQDVHIPEDDAPEAEPRVA, encoded by the coding sequence ATGGCCGAGAGCAACGCGACCACCACGGCGACGGCGACCGGGACCGGGCGCACCGTCATCGACGACGGCGTCATCGCGAAGGTCGCGGGCATCGCGGCCCGCGAGGTGCCCGGTGTGCACGCCCTCGGCAACGGCGCGGCCCGCGCGCTCGGCGCGATCCGCGGCGCACTCGGCAACGACGACCGCGCCCAGGGCGTCAAGGTCGAGGTCGGCGAGCGCCAGGTCGCCGCCGACGTGACGATCGTCGCCGAGTACCCCGCAGCGCTGCAGGACGTCGCGGAGGGCGTGCGCTCCGCCGTCGGCCGCGCGATCCGCGAGATCGTCGGCATGGACGTCGCCGAGATCAACGTCACCGTCCAGGACGTCCACATCCCCGAGGACGACGCCCCCGAGGCCGAGCCGCGCGTCGCCTGA
- a CDS encoding MFS transporter, with amino-acid sequence MSAATYLTASIPLRLASAGMVVALPVLAVERLDDVALGGLLTGAALFPSVIAAPLVGTVLDRVRAPRRLLVGAALATAASFALASFLGDVPTALIALLLVVAGLATPVYMGGMSSFVTSAIADPRRAYAQDSLSYTVASIGGPAIAGLVIAVASARYAMLAMAALALVGVLGSLALRMEARPTPTVGVRRTIAAGVTHLVRHRPIAIVTLSGTISQIGGGAAGVAAIGLSLERVGSTDAAAGLLTAFAVGGLLGAIAVAVRRWTRRPPAWVMGAGFAATGVALLAAAPDLGIVVALVAFAVAGVFTAPANAAMLLLRDQESPAAVRSQVFTIGAGLRAAAAAVGAALAGAASGLDAGWLILGIAAVWIASGLLLTLFPRADHSPTR; translated from the coding sequence ATGAGCGCCGCCACCTACCTGACCGCCTCGATCCCCCTGCGCCTCGCGAGCGCGGGGATGGTCGTCGCCCTGCCCGTCCTCGCCGTCGAGCGCCTCGACGACGTCGCCCTGGGCGGTCTGCTCACGGGCGCCGCCCTGTTCCCCAGCGTGATCGCCGCCCCGCTCGTCGGCACGGTGCTCGACCGGGTGCGCGCCCCGCGCCGGCTGCTGGTCGGCGCGGCGCTCGCCACCGCCGCCTCCTTCGCGCTCGCCTCGTTCCTCGGCGACGTGCCGACGGCGCTGATCGCGCTGCTCCTGGTGGTCGCGGGCCTGGCGACGCCCGTCTACATGGGCGGGATGTCGAGCTTCGTGACCAGCGCGATCGCCGACCCGCGCCGCGCCTACGCCCAGGACTCGCTCTCGTACACGGTCGCCTCGATCGGCGGCCCCGCGATCGCCGGGCTCGTGATCGCCGTCGCCTCGGCCCGGTACGCGATGCTCGCCATGGCCGCCCTCGCGCTCGTCGGCGTCCTCGGCTCGCTCGCCCTGCGGATGGAGGCGCGCCCCACCCCGACCGTCGGCGTCCGGCGCACCATCGCGGCCGGAGTCACGCATCTCGTGCGGCACCGGCCGATCGCGATCGTCACCCTCTCCGGCACGATCAGCCAGATCGGCGGCGGTGCGGCCGGCGTCGCCGCGATCGGGCTGTCGCTCGAACGGGTGGGCAGCACGGACGCCGCGGCCGGACTCCTCACCGCCTTCGCCGTCGGCGGGCTGCTCGGTGCGATCGCGGTCGCCGTCCGGCGCTGGACGCGCCGCCCGCCGGCCTGGGTGATGGGCGCCGGCTTCGCCGCGACCGGGGTCGCCCTGCTCGCCGCCGCGCCCGACCTCGGGATCGTCGTGGCCCTCGTCGCGTTCGCCGTCGCCGGAGTCTTCACCGCGCCCGCGAACGCCGCGATGCTGCTGCTGCGCGATCAGGAGAGCCCGGCGGCCGTCCGCTCCCAGGTCTTCACCATCGGCGCGGGCCTGCGCGCCGCCGCCGCCGCGGTCGGCGCCGCCCTCGCCGGAGCCGCCTCCGGCCTCGACGCCGGCTGGCTCATCCTCGGCATCGCCGCCGTCTGGATCGCCTCGGGCCTCCTCCTGACCCTCTTCCCCCGCGCTGATCACTCGCCGACGCGCTGA
- a CDS encoding medium chain dehydrogenase/reductase family protein: MTTALPRTTTRVVLPGLVEPSGLLLEQAPVEPPAAGELLVAVEATGISFAEQSMRRGRYFAQPAFPFTPGYDLVGRVAAVGPGGDASLEGRRVAALTKTGGWTGHARVAARDCVLVPEGVAPEDAEAVVVNGVTAWQMLHRSARLSRGDTILLFGANGGVGGLVHRLASLEGIRVIGAASPRHHDALRAAGVEPVDYADPELAARVRELAPGGVQAVFDNIGGETTRLAWSLLAPGGTLVAYAIVSASTGSIWPPFLKQLARIQAYQLAPNGKRAVFYDLWAGHSLRPARFRARLEEDLGRVLALLADGSLTANIAARFPLTEIVSAMELAESRTLDGKVILLP, from the coding sequence ATGACCACCGCCCTCCCGCGCACCACCACCCGCGTCGTCCTCCCGGGGCTCGTCGAGCCGTCCGGACTGCTGCTCGAGCAGGCGCCCGTCGAGCCGCCCGCGGCCGGCGAGCTGCTCGTCGCCGTCGAGGCGACCGGCATCTCCTTCGCCGAGCAGTCGATGCGCCGCGGCCGCTACTTCGCCCAGCCCGCTTTCCCGTTCACCCCCGGCTACGACCTGGTCGGCCGGGTGGCCGCGGTCGGTCCCGGCGGCGACGCGTCGCTCGAGGGCCGCCGCGTCGCCGCCCTCACCAAGACCGGCGGCTGGACCGGGCACGCCCGCGTCGCAGCGCGCGACTGCGTCCTCGTCCCCGAGGGCGTCGCCCCCGAGGACGCCGAGGCCGTGGTGGTGAACGGAGTGACGGCCTGGCAGATGCTGCACCGCTCGGCCCGGCTCTCCCGCGGCGACACGATCCTGCTGTTCGGGGCGAACGGCGGCGTCGGCGGGCTGGTGCACCGGCTCGCCTCGCTCGAGGGGATCCGCGTGATCGGCGCCGCCTCGCCGCGGCATCACGACGCCCTCCGCGCGGCCGGCGTCGAGCCGGTCGACTACGCCGACCCGGAGCTCGCCGCCCGCGTCCGCGAGCTCGCCCCCGGCGGTGTGCAGGCCGTCTTCGACAACATCGGCGGAGAGACCACCCGCCTGGCCTGGTCGCTGCTCGCTCCCGGCGGCACGCTCGTCGCCTACGCGATCGTCAGCGCGAGCACCGGCAGCATCTGGCCGCCGTTCCTGAAGCAGCTCGCGCGGATCCAGGCGTACCAGCTGGCGCCGAACGGGAAGCGCGCAGTCTTCTACGACCTCTGGGCCGGGCACTCGCTGCGGCCCGCCCGGTTCCGCGCACGGCTCGAGGAGGACCTGGGCCGCGTGCTCGCGCTGCTCGCGGACGGCTCGCTCACGGCCAACATCGCGGCACGCTTCCCGCTCACGGAGATCGTGTCGGCGATGGAGCTGGCGGAGTCGCGGACCCTCGACGGCAAGGTGATCCTCCTGCCGTGA